The following proteins come from a genomic window of Sphaerisporangium rubeum:
- a CDS encoding PP2C family protein-serine/threonine phosphatase, with the protein MTNSSRGVLAASFVAGKAALPDAKRFTQEVLTAWAATPVLADAERLTEEFVSEVGDVPFEILWGHQGGSVQIELRQRADDDRVPAAPAVPVATWGVTFTGTQRATWARLDLPQRTPRPVDAGMDAEPHLRGPGWLGYLADASDLLAGTLDPGMVPALIAQIVVPRLATWCAVYTADNGGGEQTLAYLWHADESEIDDLREQLADAAIPPADDLRPRPISLPAWQSLAFPLVAKGRSLGVMCLGRGGRFPDDIAQLAEDLARRAALAMDNARLYAQQADANRALQRSLLPPGVPAITPGLDYSVVYEPAGETNEVGGDFYDLFATGEGTWRFAIGDVCGTGPEAAAVTGLARHTLRLLARENYDVAAVVSRLNRAILEEGERARFLTLLHGEITRTGDGLELSLISAGHPEALRLRPTGVVDAVVTAQSLLGVFPEAEFEAERVVLAPGDVLLGVTDGVTERRSGSRLLDDDGGLPKLLAECVDLSARAVAERIHRAVQDFAAEPSADDLAILVLRAEGRDPV; encoded by the coding sequence ATGACGAATTCTTCCCGAGGTGTGCTGGCCGCGTCGTTCGTAGCGGGCAAGGCCGCCCTGCCCGACGCCAAGCGGTTCACGCAGGAGGTGCTGACCGCGTGGGCCGCCACTCCTGTCCTGGCGGACGCCGAGCGGCTCACCGAGGAATTCGTGTCGGAAGTAGGGGATGTTCCGTTTGAGATTCTATGGGGACATCAGGGGGGAAGCGTCCAGATCGAGCTCCGGCAGCGGGCCGACGACGATCGAGTTCCCGCCGCACCTGCCGTTCCCGTGGCCACATGGGGTGTCACATTCACCGGCACACAACGCGCCACGTGGGCCAGGCTCGACCTCCCGCAGCGCACGCCGCGGCCGGTGGACGCAGGCATGGACGCCGAGCCGCACCTGCGCGGCCCCGGCTGGCTCGGTTACCTCGCCGACGCCAGCGACCTGCTCGCCGGCACCCTCGACCCCGGCATGGTCCCCGCGCTGATCGCGCAGATCGTGGTGCCGCGCCTCGCGACCTGGTGCGCCGTCTACACCGCCGACAACGGCGGCGGTGAGCAGACCCTGGCCTATCTCTGGCACGCCGACGAGTCCGAGATCGACGATCTGCGCGAGCAGCTCGCCGACGCGGCCATCCCTCCGGCGGACGACCTGCGTCCCCGGCCGATCTCGTTGCCGGCCTGGCAGTCGCTCGCGTTCCCGCTGGTGGCCAAGGGCCGCAGTCTCGGCGTCATGTGCCTCGGCAGGGGAGGAAGGTTCCCCGACGACATCGCGCAGCTCGCCGAGGACCTCGCGCGCCGCGCGGCGCTCGCCATGGACAACGCGCGCCTGTACGCGCAACAGGCCGACGCCAACCGCGCGCTCCAGCGCAGCCTGCTGCCGCCAGGCGTCCCCGCGATCACCCCCGGCCTGGACTACTCGGTGGTGTACGAGCCCGCCGGCGAGACCAACGAGGTCGGCGGCGACTTCTACGACCTGTTCGCGACCGGTGAGGGCACGTGGCGGTTCGCCATCGGCGACGTCTGCGGCACCGGCCCCGAGGCCGCCGCCGTCACCGGCCTCGCGCGTCACACGCTGCGCCTGCTCGCTCGCGAGAACTACGACGTGGCGGCGGTCGTCTCGCGGCTCAACCGCGCCATCCTCGAAGAAGGGGAGCGCGCTCGCTTCCTCACCCTTCTCCACGGCGAGATCACCCGAACCGGCGACGGCCTGGAGCTGTCGCTGATCTCCGCGGGACACCCCGAGGCGCTGCGGCTGCGGCCGACGGGGGTGGTGGACGCCGTGGTGACCGCTCAGTCGCTGCTCGGGGTCTTCCCCGAGGCCGAGTTCGAGGCCGAGCGGGTGGTCCTCGCGCCTGGCGACGTGCTGCTCGGCGTGACCGACGGCGTCACCGAGCGCAGGTCGGGCTCACGGCTGCTCGACGACGACGGCGGCCTGCCGAAGCTCCTCGCCGAGTGCGTCGACCTGTCGGCCCGCGCGGTCGCCGAGCGCATCCACCGGGCCGTGCAGGACTTCGCGGCCGAGCCGAGCGCCGACGACCTCGCGATCCTGGTGCTGCGCGCCGAAGGCCGAGACCCCGTCTGA